In the genome of Candidatus Kuenenbacteria bacterium HGW-Kuenenbacteria-1, one region contains:
- a CDS encoding crossover junction endodeoxyribonuclease RuvC, giving the protein MIILGIDPGLAITGYGIINEDKKLEIKLITYGCINTNSKLSTIERLEKIHLELKKIVKKYKPDKIAVEELFFAKNVKTALKVGEARGVILLTIRQKKVPFFEFTPLQVKQAVASYGRASKQQVQKMVKAILNLEKVPKSDDAADALAIAITCAQTKVRF; this is encoded by the coding sequence ATGATTATTCTTGGTATTGATCCCGGTTTGGCCATTACTGGTTATGGGATTATAAATGAAGACAAAAAACTGGAAATAAAATTAATTACTTATGGTTGTATAAATACAAATTCAAAACTTTCAACAATCGAGCGTTTAGAAAAAATTCATTTAGAGTTAAAAAAAATTGTAAAAAAATATAAACCTGATAAAATTGCCGTGGAAGAATTATTTTTTGCCAAAAACGTGAAAACAGCTTTAAAAGTAGGAGAAGCAAGAGGAGTTATTTTATTAACTATTAGACAAAAGAAAGTTCCTTTTTTTGAATTTACTCCCCTTCAAGTTAAGCAAGCAGTTGCAAGCTATGGTCGCGCTTCAAAACAGCAAGTTCAAAAAATGGTTAAAGCGATATTAAATTTAGAAAAAGTTCCAAAATCTGATGATGCAGCCGATGCTTTAGCCATAGCTATTACTTGCGCTCAA